A genomic window from Lotus japonicus ecotype B-129 chromosome 1, LjGifu_v1.2 includes:
- the LOC130727920 gene encoding T-complex protein 1 subunit beta, whose product MAIDRIFKDEASEEKGERARMASFVGGMAIADLVKTTLGPKGMDKILQSTGRGHEVTVTNDGATILKSLHIDNPAAKVLVDISKVQDDEVGDGTTSVVVLAGELLREAEKLVAAKIHPMTIISGFRMAAECARNALLQKVVDNKADAEKFRSDLMNIARTTLSSKILSQDKEHFAKLAVDAVMRLKGSTNLEAIQIIKKPGGSLIDSFLDEGFILDKKIGIGQPKRIENAKILVANTAMDTDKVKIYGARVRVDSMSKVAEIEGAEKEKMTEKVQKIIGHGINCFVNRQLIYNFPEELFADAGILAIEHADFDGIERLALVTGGEIASTFDNPESVKLGHCDLIEEIMIGEDKLIHFSGVAMGQACTVVLRGASHHVLDEAERSLHDALCVLSQTVNDSRVVLGGGWPEMVMAKEVDELARKTPGKRSLAIEAFSRALLTIPTIIADNAGLDSAELISQLRAEHQKEGCTAGIDVISGSVGDMAERGICEAFKVKQAILLSSTEAAEMILRVDEIITCAPRRREDRM is encoded by the exons ATGGCA ATTGATAGAATTTTTAAAGATGAAGCAAGTGAAGAAAAAGGAGAGCGTGCTAGAATG GCTTCTTTTGTTGGAGGCATGGCTATCGCTGACTTGGTGAAGACTACCTTAGGGCCAAAGGGAATG GATAAAATTTTGCAGTCAACAGGCAGAGGACATGAAGTTACTGTCACTAATGATGGTGCTACAATCTTGAAGTCTCTGCATATTGATAACCCAGCTGCTAAAGTCCTTGTCG ACATATCAAAAGTTCAAGATGATGAAGTTGGGGATGGAACCACATCTGTTGTTGTATTGGCTGGGGAACTTTTAAGGGAGGCAGAAAAGCTGGTTGCAGCTAAGATTCATCCCATGACAATAATATCAG GTTTCCGAATGGCAGCGGAGTGTGCTCGTAATGCATTGTTACAGAAGGTGGTGGACAACAAAGCAGATGCCG AGAAATTCAGATCAGACTTGATGAACATTGCAAGGACTACTTTGAGCTCTAAGATTCTCTCACAGGACAAGGAGCACTTTGCAAAATTAGCTGTAGATGCTGTCATGAGACTGAAG GGAAGCACTAATTTAGAAGCAATCCAGATTATAAAGAAACCAGGAGGATCACTAATAGACTCATTTTTAGATGAAGG ATTCATCCTTGACAAGAAAATTGGTATTGGACAACCCAAACGCATAGAGAATGCAAAGATACTGGTTGCAAACACTGCTATGGACACAGACAAGGTGAAGATATATGGTGCACGCGTTCGTGTGGATTCAATGTCCAAAGTTGCTGAGATTGAAGGAGCTGAGAAGGAGAAAATGACAGAGAAGGTGCAGAAAATAATTGGTCATGGTATCAACTGTTTTGTTAACAGACAGTTGATTTACAATTTTCCAGAGGAGCTCTTTGCTGATGCTGGAATATTGGCTATTGAGCATGCTGATTTTGATGGTATTGAGCGACTAGCCCTGGTGACTGGTGGTGAAATTGCATCTACCTTTGACAACCCTGAGTCTGTTAAGCTTGGGCATTGTGATCTTATTGAGGAAATTATGATTGGCGAGGATAAACTGATTCATTTTTCTGGTGTTGCAATGGGCCAGGCATGTACAGTAGTTCTGAGAGGCGCTAG CCACCACGTTCTTGATGAGGCCGAGAGGTCATTGCATGATGCCTTGTGTGTGCTATCCCAGACTGTCAATGACAGCAGGGTGGTTCTTGGAGGTGGGTGGCCTGAGATGGTGATGGCAAAGGAAGTTGATGAATTAGCTAGGAAAACCCCTGGAAAGAGGTCTCTTGCTATTGAGGCGTTTTCACGGGCACTCTTGACTATCCCAACAATAATTGCTGATAATGCTGGTTTGGACAGTGCTGAGTTGATTTCTCAGCTTCGGGCAGAGCACCAGAAGGAGGGGTGTACTGCTGGAATTGATGTCATCTCTGGTTCT GTTGGAGACATGGCTGAACGGGGAATATGTGAAGCATTCAAAGTCAAGCAGGCTATATTGCTATCTTCAACGGAGGCAGCTGAGATGATCCTTAGAGTTGATGAAATCATTACATGTGCTCCAAGGAGGAGAGAAGACAGAATGTAA